One stretch of Ornithinimicrobium ciconiae DNA includes these proteins:
- a CDS encoding LOG family protein yields the protein MSQPKEYRKGPVTLRGRKVPTSTTDQRLLDNSGPSDWVHTDPWRVMRIQSEFVEGFGALSDLGPAVSVFGSARTGPDHPVYELSVAVGEALVEAGYAVITGGGPGTMEGANLGAVRSGGTSVGLGIELPFETGLNPHVNLGINFRYFFARKTMFVKYAQGFIVLPGGYGTLDELFEAVTLVQTGKVTNFPIVLMGAEFWAPLLDWLRSTLVTAGTISEADLGLLEITDDPDEAVRIIREARQ from the coding sequence GTGAGCCAGCCCAAGGAGTACCGCAAGGGTCCGGTGACCCTCAGGGGACGCAAGGTGCCCACCAGCACCACCGACCAGCGACTACTGGACAACAGTGGTCCCTCCGACTGGGTGCACACCGACCCGTGGCGGGTCATGCGGATCCAGTCGGAGTTCGTCGAGGGCTTTGGTGCGCTCTCCGACCTCGGACCTGCGGTCAGCGTCTTCGGGTCGGCGCGGACGGGTCCCGACCATCCCGTCTACGAGCTGTCCGTCGCCGTGGGCGAGGCACTGGTGGAGGCGGGGTATGCCGTGATCACCGGTGGCGGCCCCGGCACCATGGAGGGTGCCAACTTGGGCGCGGTGCGCTCTGGAGGCACCTCCGTGGGGCTGGGCATCGAACTGCCCTTCGAGACCGGGCTGAACCCGCACGTCAACCTCGGCATCAACTTCCGCTACTTCTTCGCCCGCAAGACGATGTTCGTCAAGTACGCCCAGGGTTTCATCGTGCTGCCCGGTGGCTACGGCACCCTCGATGAGCTCTTCGAGGCCGTCACCCTGGTCCAGACCGGCAAGGTCACCAACTTTCCGATCGTGCTGATGGGCGCCGAGTTCTGGGCACCGCTGCTGGACTGGCTGCGTAGCACCCTCGTCACGGCAGGAACCATCTCCGAGGCGGACCTTGGGCTGCTAGAGATCACCGACGACCCGGACGAGGCGGTCCGGATCATCCGTGAGGCGCGCCAGTGA
- a CDS encoding DivIVA domain-containing protein codes for MILILVIVGVLALGLLAAAVVLRTGAPGVPDPVTSQFFEPLPRGGLQPDQVIEVRFDQAIRGYRMSQVDEVLDRLAEELRDRDAEIARLRAEQPLEAEESVGGGGFERVIRSEPDVPPAALDEPERPESAVHSEQAGER; via the coding sequence GTGATCCTGATCCTGGTGATCGTGGGCGTCCTGGCTCTCGGTCTGCTGGCCGCGGCAGTGGTGCTGCGCACGGGTGCTCCCGGGGTGCCTGACCCGGTCACCTCCCAGTTCTTTGAGCCGCTGCCGCGCGGTGGGCTGCAGCCCGACCAGGTGATCGAGGTGCGTTTCGATCAGGCGATCCGGGGCTACCGGATGTCCCAGGTGGACGAGGTGCTCGACCGGCTCGCCGAGGAACTGCGCGATCGGGACGCGGAGATCGCCCGGCTGCGAGCTGAGCAACCTCTTGAGGCGGAGGAGTCGGTCGGGGGCGGAGGCTTTGAGCGGGTCATCCGGTCTGAGCCGGATGTGCCCCCTGCAGCGCTCGACGAGCCCGAGCGACCCGAGTCGGCGGTCCACTCCGAACAGGCAGGGGAGCGGTGA
- a CDS encoding enoyl-CoA hydratase-related protein, translating into MTDDPSHTPVLLERDGGVAVVRLNRPDAMNALDLATKTALLETLREVAQDESVRCVVLTGTGRAFCVGQDLKEHVRLLEADPEFLASTVADHYNPVVELLSTMDKPVVAAVNGVAAGAGASFAFAADLRILAASAGFNTAFTGIALSCDSGASFALPRLIGTAKAKELLLQPRTVPAEEALSLGLATEVVPDGEFEAHVAQVAQRLAAGPTKAYGAVRRAIAYSATHSLSESLAHEGELMGSTGATADHRIAVAAFLAKEKPVFEGR; encoded by the coding sequence ATGACCGACGACCCCAGCCACACCCCCGTCCTGCTTGAGCGCGATGGTGGGGTGGCCGTGGTGCGGCTCAACCGACCCGACGCGATGAACGCCCTGGACCTGGCGACCAAGACCGCGCTGTTGGAGACCCTGCGGGAGGTGGCCCAGGACGAGTCGGTGCGCTGCGTCGTCCTCACCGGCACCGGCCGGGCGTTCTGCGTGGGCCAGGACCTCAAGGAGCACGTCCGGTTGCTCGAGGCGGACCCCGAGTTCCTCGCCAGCACGGTGGCGGACCACTACAACCCGGTCGTTGAGTTGCTGTCCACCATGGACAAGCCGGTCGTCGCAGCCGTCAACGGGGTGGCTGCCGGGGCGGGCGCCTCCTTCGCTTTCGCCGCGGACCTGCGCATCCTCGCGGCGTCGGCGGGGTTCAACACCGCCTTCACCGGGATCGCCCTCTCCTGTGACTCGGGGGCCTCCTTCGCGCTGCCCCGCCTGATCGGCACGGCCAAGGCCAAGGAACTGCTGCTGCAGCCGCGCACGGTCCCCGCGGAGGAGGCCCTGTCTCTGGGCCTGGCCACCGAGGTCGTGCCCGACGGGGAGTTCGAGGCCCACGTGGCCCAGGTTGCGCAGCGGCTGGCCGCGGGCCCGACGAAGGCCTACGGTGCCGTGCGCCGGGCCATCGCCTACTCCGCGACCCACTCGCTCAGCGAGTCCCTCGCGCACGAGGGCGAGCTCATGGGCAGCACCGGCGCCACGGCAGACCACCGCATCGCGGTCGCCGCCTTCCTGGCCAAGGAGAAGCCCGTCTTCGAGGGTCGCTGA
- a CDS encoding PaaX family transcriptional regulator, with amino-acid sequence MRARAAVFDVYGDHLADQAYWAPISAVVTLLQACGIAAPATRTAVSRMTAQGWLEPMTRHGVRGYAATAVGRDRLAEAWVRIYRPAAPDWDGRWHVVVTARPVDRTQRERVTATLGYLGYGRLAPQTWIAARSSPELSTALSGLQIGYSTFSTTDLKDSRELLARTWDLSELASSYQAFADDTAALGARLGTGLSPAEAYALRAGLVHRWRKFLFVDPALPEEVLPSPWPGQLARDLFLEAAGDLLGPARIFVAETLAAAGVPELTTEDPRG; translated from the coding sequence GTGCGCGCCCGGGCTGCCGTCTTCGACGTCTATGGAGACCACCTCGCCGACCAGGCCTACTGGGCTCCGATCTCGGCCGTGGTCACTCTCCTGCAGGCCTGCGGGATCGCAGCGCCCGCGACCCGCACGGCGGTGTCCCGGATGACGGCGCAGGGCTGGCTGGAGCCCATGACCAGGCACGGGGTGCGGGGCTATGCCGCCACTGCGGTCGGGCGCGACCGCCTCGCGGAGGCGTGGGTGCGGATTTATCGTCCGGCAGCTCCCGACTGGGACGGACGGTGGCACGTGGTGGTCACCGCGCGGCCGGTGGACCGCACCCAACGGGAACGGGTGACCGCGACCCTGGGTTACCTGGGCTACGGCCGGTTGGCCCCGCAGACCTGGATCGCGGCCCGGTCCTCACCGGAGCTGTCAACCGCCCTGTCGGGGCTGCAGATCGGATACTCCACCTTCTCCACCACCGACCTCAAGGACTCCCGCGAGCTGCTGGCCCGCACGTGGGACCTGTCCGAGCTGGCCAGCAGCTATCAGGCGTTCGCCGATGACACGGCTGCCCTCGGTGCCCGGCTGGGCACCGGCCTGTCCCCGGCGGAGGCGTATGCGCTGCGCGCCGGGCTGGTGCACCGGTGGCGCAAGTTCCTCTTTGTCGATCCTGCCCTGCCCGAGGAGGTGCTCCCCTCGCCCTGGCCGGGCCAGCTGGCACGCGACCTCTTCCTGGAGGCGGCTGGTGACCTGCTGGGGCCGGCGCGTATCTTCGTGGCTGAGACCCTGGCTGCCGCCGGGGTGCCAGAGCTCACCACGGAGGACCCACGCGGATGA
- a CDS encoding DUF3117 domain-containing protein has translation MAAMKPRTGDGPLEVTKEGRGIVLRMPLEGGGRLVVEMNADEATALGEAIKGCIG, from the coding sequence ATGGCAGCCATGAAGCCCCGCACTGGCGACGGCCCGCTCGAGGTCACCAAGGAGGGTCGCGGGATCGTCCTTCGTATGCCGCTGGAGGGTGGCGGTCGGCTCGTCGTGGAGATGAACGCCGATGAGGCCACCGCCCTGGGCGAGGCCATCAAGGGCTGCATCGGCTGA
- a CDS encoding O-methyltransferase, translated as MSTQKLATWSYAEGFIAPTDLMDRTAAEGETLGAQPVHPAVGSALRLLAAALAARTVVEIGTGAGTSGLWLLQGMAPDGILTSIDIEAEHQRLAKKAFAEAGIPPQRTRVIAGDATQVLPRLNDATYDLVFIDADKTSYPLYAEQGIRLLRSGGVLALDNMLWHDRVADPAVRDEATTTLRDLGKTLREDDRLLPTLLPVGDGLFAAVKR; from the coding sequence ATGAGCACGCAGAAACTGGCCACCTGGTCCTACGCCGAGGGCTTCATCGCACCGACCGATCTGATGGACCGGACGGCGGCCGAGGGCGAGACCCTGGGTGCCCAGCCCGTGCACCCGGCGGTGGGCAGCGCCCTGCGCCTGCTGGCCGCGGCCCTCGCGGCGCGCACCGTGGTGGAGATCGGCACCGGGGCCGGCACGTCCGGGCTGTGGCTGCTGCAGGGGATGGCCCCCGACGGCATCCTGACCTCGATCGACATCGAGGCCGAGCACCAACGGCTGGCCAAGAAGGCGTTCGCCGAGGCCGGCATCCCTCCGCAGCGCACCAGGGTCATCGCCGGTGACGCGACCCAGGTGCTGCCGCGGCTGAACGACGCGACCTACGACCTGGTCTTCATCGATGCCGACAAGACGAGCTATCCGCTCTATGCCGAGCAGGGCATCCGGCTGCTGCGCAGCGGTGGGGTGCTGGCGCTGGACAACATGCTGTGGCACGACCGGGTGGCCGACCCGGCGGTGCGGGACGAGGCCACGACCACCCTGCGGGACCTTGGCAAGACACTGCGGGAGGACGATCGGCTGCTGCCGACCCTCCTCCCGGTGGGTGACGGGCTGTTCGCCGCCGTCAAGCGCTGA
- a CDS encoding S1C family serine protease: protein MADAHDRDGDHPPDRTPHETPPSGASWALHPAASDLDDTAALRVDETSSFAQVSPTRHPGSTDVVYALPAMSAPQVATPPATPGWGGGATAVLPRRRRAGGLGLLTAALLLGLAGGGAAGYVGGQLSRSEQEPAPRVLEAVPVGTTPATPVTAIAAHALPSVVFISVGSERGDGVGSGFVVREDGYIVTNSHVIESAGEDGPISVRFTDGTETSAEVVGADVEYDIAVIKVDLKGLQVLHFGDSDQVQVGASVVAVGAPLGLDNTVTTGIVSALNRPVIAGGSTGSTSYINAIQTDAAINPGNSGGPLLDLNGQVVGVNSAIAQIPGEMGGQAGSIGLGFAIPSRQAEHTANQLIETGTSNHPIIGVMLDMTYGGVGARVLAEGAADSDPVVDGGPADQAGITAGELILEVEGQPIEHGAHLIVVLRSYAVGDEVDLLVQGVDGDERTVQLTLQGSE from the coding sequence ATGGCTGACGCGCACGATCGGGACGGGGACCACCCGCCCGACCGGACACCTCATGAGACGCCCCCCTCCGGGGCGTCCTGGGCGTTGCACCCCGCGGCCAGCGATCTCGATGACACCGCCGCCCTGCGCGTCGATGAGACGTCGAGTTTCGCCCAGGTGAGCCCAACCCGGCACCCCGGCAGCACGGACGTGGTCTATGCACTGCCCGCCATGTCAGCACCCCAGGTGGCGACGCCCCCGGCGACACCCGGCTGGGGTGGGGGCGCGACCGCGGTCCTACCTCGCCGTCGGCGGGCAGGGGGACTGGGTCTGCTCACCGCGGCGCTGTTGCTGGGGCTGGCCGGAGGCGGGGCGGCCGGCTATGTGGGTGGGCAGCTGTCCCGCAGCGAGCAGGAGCCTGCTCCACGGGTCCTGGAGGCCGTGCCGGTCGGCACGACGCCAGCCACGCCCGTGACCGCTATCGCTGCCCACGCCCTGCCCAGCGTGGTCTTCATCTCCGTCGGGTCCGAGCGTGGGGACGGCGTCGGCTCCGGGTTCGTGGTGCGCGAGGACGGTTACATCGTCACCAATAGCCACGTCATCGAGAGCGCCGGCGAGGACGGTCCGATCAGTGTGCGCTTCACCGACGGCACGGAGACCTCGGCCGAGGTCGTGGGCGCTGACGTCGAATACGACATCGCCGTGATCAAGGTGGACCTCAAGGGGCTCCAGGTGTTGCATTTCGGCGACTCGGACCAGGTGCAGGTCGGTGCCTCGGTGGTGGCCGTCGGCGCACCGCTGGGTCTGGACAACACCGTCACCACCGGCATCGTCTCGGCCCTCAACCGGCCGGTGATCGCCGGCGGAAGCACAGGTTCTACGTCCTACATCAACGCCATCCAGACCGACGCGGCGATCAACCCTGGCAACTCCGGGGGGCCGCTGCTCGACCTCAACGGCCAGGTGGTGGGGGTGAACTCCGCGATCGCGCAGATCCCTGGGGAGATGGGCGGACAGGCCGGCAGCATCGGCCTGGGTTTTGCGATCCCGTCCCGTCAGGCTGAGCACACCGCGAACCAACTGATCGAGACCGGCACCAGCAACCACCCGATCATCGGCGTCATGCTCGACATGACCTACGGCGGCGTGGGAGCCCGTGTGCTCGCCGAGGGCGCAGCGGACAGCGACCCCGTCGTCGACGGTGGGCCTGCTGACCAGGCCGGGATCACGGCCGGTGAACTGATCCTGGAGGTCGAGGGCCAGCCGATCGAGCATGGCGCGCACCTCATCGTGGTGCTGCGCAGCTATGCGGTCGGGGATGAGGTCGATCTGCTTGTCCAGGGCGTCGACGGTGACGAGCGCACCGTGCAGTTGACGCTGCAGGGCTCGGAGTAG
- a CDS encoding Sec-independent protein translocase family protein — protein sequence MPNIGGGEFLLLIVLALVILGPDKLPQYAAKLAQFVRSARDMAEGAKTQIREEMGPGFDDVDWRALDPRQYDPRRIMREALSGTDPRADDHEGSAPTETTAGRAANEAAIAGGGVPGRQVQDHDPSLPTPWDVDAT from the coding sequence ATGCCCAACATCGGAGGCGGGGAGTTTCTGCTCCTCATCGTGCTCGCTCTCGTCATCCTGGGGCCGGACAAACTGCCGCAGTATGCCGCCAAGCTGGCCCAGTTCGTCCGCTCGGCGCGGGACATGGCAGAGGGGGCCAAGACCCAGATCCGGGAGGAGATGGGCCCCGGTTTCGACGACGTCGACTGGCGCGCCCTCGACCCCCGGCAGTACGACCCGCGCCGGATCATGCGGGAGGCGCTGTCCGGGACCGATCCCAGGGCTGATGACCACGAGGGGTCCGCGCCCACCGAGACGACCGCAGGACGGGCCGCCAACGAGGCAGCCATCGCCGGCGGCGGTGTGCCGGGGCGCCAGGTCCAGGACCACGACCCGTCGCTGCCCACGCCCTGGGACGTCGACGCGACCTGA
- a CDS encoding Mrp/NBP35 family ATP-binding protein, translating to MSAPTLDAVTAALATVDDPEIRKPITELGMVDTVDIDEGGRVNTTILLTVPGCPMKETITKNVTAAVAAVEGVTDVRVQLGVMSDEQRGALRSQLRGGAPEKEIPFARPDTLTRVYAVASGKGGVGKSTVTVNLAAAMAAEGLRVGVVDADIYGFSVPRMLGVEHQPTQVDDMILPPLAHDVKVISIGMFVPGNQPVVWRGPMLHRAMQQFLGDVFWGDIDVLLLDLPPGTGDVAISIAQLLPNSEILVVTTPQQAAAEVAERAGSIALQTHQRLVGVIENMSWLELPDGTRQEIFGSGGGQAVAESLSRLIGAEVPLLGQIPLDTTLREGGDAGLPSVLGTPDSPAATALRGIARQLAQRGRGLAGRKLGITPTSH from the coding sequence ATGTCTGCTCCCACCCTTGATGCCGTCACTGCTGCGCTGGCGACGGTTGACGACCCTGAGATCCGCAAGCCGATCACCGAGCTCGGGATGGTCGACACTGTCGACATTGATGAGGGCGGACGCGTCAACACCACGATTCTGCTGACCGTGCCCGGCTGTCCGATGAAAGAGACGATCACCAAGAACGTCACGGCCGCCGTCGCCGCCGTCGAGGGTGTCACCGACGTGCGTGTGCAACTCGGCGTGATGAGCGATGAGCAGCGCGGCGCGCTGCGCTCCCAGCTGCGCGGCGGTGCCCCCGAGAAGGAGATCCCGTTCGCCCGCCCGGACACCCTGACCCGGGTGTACGCCGTGGCCTCCGGCAAGGGTGGTGTCGGCAAGTCCACGGTCACCGTCAACCTGGCCGCGGCGATGGCCGCGGAGGGGCTGCGGGTGGGGGTGGTCGACGCCGACATCTATGGCTTCTCGGTGCCGCGCATGCTCGGCGTCGAGCACCAGCCCACCCAGGTCGACGACATGATCCTGCCTCCCCTGGCGCACGACGTGAAGGTCATCTCGATCGGCATGTTCGTGCCGGGCAACCAGCCGGTGGTCTGGCGCGGGCCGATGCTGCACCGGGCGATGCAGCAGTTCCTGGGCGATGTGTTCTGGGGTGACATCGACGTGCTCCTGCTCGACCTGCCCCCGGGCACCGGAGACGTGGCGATCAGCATCGCCCAGCTGCTCCCCAACTCCGAGATCCTGGTGGTCACCACCCCGCAGCAGGCTGCGGCTGAGGTGGCCGAGCGGGCCGGCTCCATTGCCCTGCAGACCCACCAGCGTCTGGTCGGGGTGATCGAGAACATGTCCTGGCTGGAGCTGCCGGACGGCACGCGTCAGGAGATCTTCGGCTCCGGCGGTGGGCAGGCGGTGGCCGAGAGCCTGTCCCGCTTGATCGGCGCCGAGGTGCCGCTGCTGGGTCAGATCCCGCTCGACACCACCCTGCGCGAGGGCGGCGATGCCGGACTGCCGAGTGTGCTGGGCACACCGGACTCCCCCGCGGCCACGGCGTTGCGCGGCATCGCCCGTCAGCTGGCCCAGCGTGGCCGCGGCCTCGCCGGCCGCAAGCTCGGCATTACCCCGACCAGCCACTGA
- a CDS encoding DUF1003 domain-containing protein — protein sequence MSEPTPSTPSRRDRLADRAVDREVEGRTDRLDQPLAIRRRLVTRRAMDPDTFGRFAEAFARFMGTARFLGYMTVFVIVWIAWNFMAPDHLRFDPYAFIFLTLMLSLQASYAAPLILLAQNRQTDRDKVVIEQDRTRDERNLADTEFLTREVVALRIAMRDAATRDFVRSELRNLLEEMEERGLRLQSEVHDVPTDDRAGSSRRKGVRGPRAKDVDRPSDGTATRTDGGTDGRPGDRADRETGAGGPAQPPH from the coding sequence GTGTCTGAACCAACGCCGTCCACCCCGTCGCGGCGGGACCGACTCGCCGATCGGGCCGTGGACCGTGAGGTCGAGGGGCGCACGGACCGCCTCGACCAGCCGCTGGCGATCCGCCGGCGTCTGGTCACCCGGCGCGCCATGGACCCCGACACCTTCGGCCGGTTCGCCGAGGCGTTCGCCCGATTCATGGGCACCGCCCGGTTCCTGGGCTACATGACCGTCTTCGTCATCGTCTGGATCGCCTGGAACTTCATGGCTCCGGACCATCTGCGGTTCGACCCCTATGCCTTCATCTTCCTCACCCTGATGCTGAGCCTGCAGGCCTCGTATGCCGCGCCGCTGATCCTTCTGGCCCAGAACCGCCAGACGGACCGGGACAAGGTGGTCATCGAGCAGGACCGCACCCGCGACGAGCGCAACCTGGCCGACACCGAGTTCCTCACCCGCGAGGTGGTGGCCCTGCGCATCGCGATGCGCGACGCGGCCACCCGGGACTTCGTGCGCAGCGAGCTGCGCAACCTGCTGGAGGAGATGGAGGAGCGCGGTCTGCGACTGCAGTCCGAGGTCCACGACGTGCCGACGGACGACCGGGCCGGGTCCAGCAGGCGCAAGGGCGTTCGAGGGCCGCGGGCCAAGGACGTCGACCGCCCCAGCGACGGCACCGCCACTCGCACCGACGGCGGCACCGACGGCCGGCCCGGTGACCGCGCCGACCGCGAGACGGGTGCTGGCGGCCCGGCACAGCCACCGCACTGA
- a CDS encoding magnesium transporter codes for MSSNSRVFVARLVGLSVFDPLGDEVGRVRDVVLVLSTRLRGRGPRAIGLVVEVPGRRRVFVPMTRVTTIDAGQVITTGLVNMRRFEQRPGETSVVAELFDRPVRVLVDHETGLEPAVVEDVALEQLPSRDWAVTRIFARKGAPSRSRSGLQLRRPKGETVLVPITDVEGLHLSAAEQGAHALLDSLEDRKPADLADAIQDLTPKRRAEVTSAMNDEMLADVLEELPDDDRVEILTSLTTERAADVLEVMEPDDATDLLSELPADTVEELLQMMEPDEAAPIRRLLTYDENTAGGMMTPEPVILGPEASIAEALATVRRQELSPAVASLVYVCRPPLETPTGRLIGIVHIQKLLREPPHQSLGSILDRDFEPVTADASLETVTRLMANYNMVALPVTDEEGRLLGAVTVDDVLDHILPEDWREERHDEPDDLTGTDPASPAGLTPKGEGATRV; via the coding sequence GTGAGCAGCAACTCCCGCGTCTTCGTGGCCCGGTTGGTCGGACTGAGCGTCTTTGACCCCCTGGGCGATGAGGTCGGCCGGGTGCGGGATGTGGTCCTGGTGCTGTCGACCCGGCTACGCGGTCGCGGGCCGCGAGCGATCGGTCTGGTGGTGGAGGTCCCCGGACGCCGGCGGGTCTTCGTGCCGATGACGCGGGTGACCACGATCGATGCCGGGCAGGTCATCACCACAGGCCTGGTCAACATGCGCCGGTTTGAGCAGCGTCCCGGAGAGACCAGCGTTGTCGCGGAGCTGTTCGACCGGCCGGTGCGGGTGCTGGTCGACCATGAGACCGGGCTGGAGCCGGCCGTGGTCGAGGACGTCGCCCTGGAGCAACTGCCGAGCCGGGACTGGGCGGTGACTCGCATCTTCGCCCGCAAGGGCGCTCCCAGCCGGTCCCGCTCCGGGCTGCAGCTGCGCCGCCCCAAGGGTGAGACGGTGCTGGTGCCGATCACCGACGTCGAGGGGTTGCACCTGTCGGCCGCGGAGCAGGGGGCGCATGCGCTGCTGGACAGCCTGGAGGACCGCAAGCCGGCCGACCTGGCCGACGCGATCCAGGACCTCACGCCCAAGCGCCGGGCCGAGGTCACCAGTGCGATGAACGACGAGATGCTGGCCGACGTGCTCGAGGAGCTGCCGGACGACGACCGGGTCGAGATCCTGACCAGTCTGACGACCGAGCGGGCCGCGGACGTGCTGGAGGTGATGGAGCCCGACGACGCTACCGACCTGCTCTCCGAGTTGCCCGCGGACACCGTCGAGGAACTGCTGCAGATGATGGAGCCCGACGAGGCCGCGCCGATCCGGCGGCTGCTGACCTACGACGAGAACACCGCGGGCGGCATGATGACTCCGGAGCCGGTCATCCTCGGGCCGGAGGCGAGCATCGCCGAGGCTCTGGCGACGGTGCGGCGTCAGGAGCTCTCCCCCGCCGTCGCGTCCCTGGTCTATGTCTGTCGCCCCCCGCTGGAGACCCCGACCGGTCGGCTCATCGGCATCGTGCACATCCAGAAGTTGCTGCGCGAGCCACCGCACCAGTCGCTGGGCAGCATCCTGGACCGCGACTTCGAGCCGGTGACGGCTGACGCCTCGCTGGAGACAGTGACCAGGTTGATGGCCAACTACAACATGGTCGCCCTGCCGGTGACCGACGAGGAGGGTCGCCTGCTCGGGGCGGTCACCGTCGACGACGTGCTCGATCACATCCTGCCCGAGGACTGGCGCGAGGAGCGGCATGACGAGCCCGACGACCTGACCGGGACGGACCCCGCGAGCCCGGCGGGCCTGACCCCCAAGGGCGAGGGAGCCACCCGTGTCTGA
- a CDS encoding general stress protein has translation MTSIPSSGRGRLSGLTLEYPMSLGVFDKYEDAQKAVDFLSDREFPVENCMIVGTDLRQVERVTGRLTTGRVALAGIVTGVWMGLFVGLIFALFAPSGDAFMTVLWAMLFGGVFALVWALIGQALTRGQRDFTSVSQVIATRYEVLTEHKFAQQARDLLVELPTNPGASAWTRSPAPQPTTPPTTPPASAPETQDGSRPAPPDQGAPGGQPVGELHGQEPQAAPGDTESVDPQGR, from the coding sequence GTGACCAGCATCCCCAGCAGCGGCCGCGGACGACTCAGCGGCCTGACTCTCGAATACCCGATGTCCCTGGGCGTCTTCGACAAGTACGAGGACGCCCAGAAGGCTGTCGACTTCCTGTCCGATCGTGAGTTTCCGGTCGAGAACTGCATGATCGTCGGGACCGACCTGCGACAGGTCGAGCGGGTCACCGGCCGCCTCACGACCGGTCGCGTGGCGCTCGCCGGCATCGTGACCGGCGTCTGGATGGGGCTCTTCGTGGGGCTGATCTTCGCGCTTTTCGCACCGAGCGGCGATGCCTTCATGACGGTCCTGTGGGCGATGCTCTTCGGAGGCGTCTTTGCTCTCGTCTGGGCGCTGATCGGACAGGCGCTGACCCGCGGTCAGCGCGACTTCACCTCGGTCTCCCAGGTCATCGCCACGCGCTATGAGGTCCTCACCGAGCACAAGTTCGCCCAGCAGGCGCGCGACCTGCTCGTCGAGTTGCCCACCAACCCCGGAGCGAGCGCCTGGACCCGGTCCCCGGCCCCGCAGCCGACCACTCCGCCGACCACTCCGCCGGCCTCCGCCCCCGAGACCCAGGACGGGTCGCGTCCCGCGCCTCCCGACCAGGGAGCGCCCGGTGGGCAGCCGGTCGGCGAGCTGCACGGCCAGGAGCCACAGGCAGCGCCCGGCGACACGGAGTCCGTCGACCCCCAGGGTCGCTAA
- a CDS encoding LLM class flavin-dependent oxidoreductase yields MKRIGFLSFGHWTDSPHSQVRTASDALLQSVELAVAAEEIGADGAYYRVHHFAQQLGSPFPLLSAIGARTRRIEIGTGVIDMRYANALAMAEDAGAADLISGGRLQLGISRGSPEQVIAGYEHFGHVPLEGESDADLARRHTARFLEVLVGEGFAEPNPRPMFPNPPGLLRIEPHSPGLRRRIWWGTGSRATAEWTARRGMNLMSSTLLTEDTGVPFHQLQAEQIQVFRDAWTQAGHDWTPQVSVSRSIFPIVTDTDHQLFGLQTRSRDQVGHLEGGPARFGKTYAGEPDAIIEQLAQDDAIAAADVLLLTVPNQLGVDYNVHILDSVLRHVAPGLGWR; encoded by the coding sequence GTGAAGCGCATCGGCTTCCTGTCCTTCGGTCACTGGACCGACTCACCCCACTCCCAGGTCCGGACCGCCTCGGACGCACTGCTGCAGTCCGTCGAGCTCGCGGTGGCCGCGGAGGAGATCGGTGCCGACGGTGCCTACTACCGGGTGCACCACTTTGCCCAGCAACTGGGCTCACCGTTTCCGCTGCTGTCCGCCATCGGTGCCCGCACCCGTCGTATCGAGATCGGCACCGGCGTGATCGACATGCGCTACGCCAACGCCCTGGCCATGGCCGAGGACGCCGGGGCGGCAGACCTGATCTCAGGTGGTCGGCTCCAGCTCGGCATCAGCCGTGGGTCACCCGAGCAGGTCATCGCGGGCTACGAGCACTTCGGCCACGTGCCGCTCGAGGGTGAGAGCGACGCTGACCTGGCCCGCCGGCATACGGCCCGCTTCCTCGAGGTGCTCGTGGGGGAGGGTTTCGCCGAGCCCAACCCGCGACCGATGTTTCCCAACCCACCCGGGCTGCTGCGCATCGAGCCACACTCACCGGGGCTGCGTCGACGCATCTGGTGGGGTACCGGATCCCGCGCCACGGCGGAGTGGACCGCGCGCAGGGGGATGAACCTGATGAGCTCGACGCTGCTGACCGAGGACACCGGCGTGCCCTTCCACCAGCTGCAGGCCGAGCAGATCCAGGTCTTCCGGGACGCCTGGACACAGGCCGGTCACGACTGGACCCCGCAGGTCTCGGTGAGTCGCAGCATCTTCCCGATCGTCACCGACACCGACCACCAGCTCTTTGGGCTGCAGACGCGCAGCCGGGACCAGGTCGGTCACCTCGAGGGTGGCCCGGCCCGCTTCGGCAAGACGTATGCCGGGGAGCCGGACGCGATCATCGAGCAGCTTGCGCAGGACGATGCGATCGCGGCGGCCGACGTGCTGCTGCTGACCGTGCCCAACCAGCTCGGCGTGGACTACAACGTGCACATCCTGGACAGCGTGCTGCGCCACGTGGCACCCGGGCTGGGCTGGCGCTGA